A DNA window from Heptranchias perlo isolate sHepPer1 unplaced genomic scaffold, sHepPer1.hap1 HAP1_SCAFFOLD_532, whole genome shotgun sequence contains the following coding sequences:
- the LOC137315077 gene encoding transmembrane protein 238-like, translating to MTFRGLGRCKFALWFAVALDVIGLVALLVGIFANLQRAGRDYGDMLIYTGAIVVFVSLIGWVFWYTGNIEISWEELASDYQPKAGRLHRIVRTLSRSISMRNKDGRSSKLDLALGIGELSGKGEGGQPKEVQTNREGTQVPSSME from the coding sequence ATGACCTTCAGGGGTCTGGGCCGCTGTAAATTCGCCCTGTGGTTCGCCGTGGCATTGGATGTGATCGGATTGGTGGCCCTGCTGGTCGGGATCTTCGCCAACCTGCAGCGGGCGGGCCGCGACTACGGGGACATGCTGATCTACACCGGGGCCATCGTCGTCTTTGTCAGCCTCATTGGATGGGTCTTCTGGTACACGGGGAACATCGAGATCTCCTGGGAGGAGCTGGCCAGCGACTACCAGCCCAAGGCCGGACGCCTACACCGCATCGTCCGCACGCTCTCCCGCAGCATCTCCATGAGGAACAAAGACGGCCGCAGCTCCAAACTGGACCTGGCTCTGGGCATCGGCGAGCTCTCCGGCAAGGGCGAAGGTGGGCAGCCGAAGGAGGTGCAGACCAACCGGGAAGGGACGCAAGTGCCCAGCTCGATGGAGTGA